The Ectothiorhodospiraceae bacterium BW-2 nucleotide sequence ATTAGGGTAGCGACACAGCTGCTGCCACTCATCCCAAAAGTAGAGGCAGAGCGTCGGGTTATAGAGTCGGGTGGTATCATCACCACTAAAGCGGTAGCCGTTATAGAAGTTCTGCATCAACGACATCGCCTCATCTGCCGCACCCTCGGGTAGCTCGCACTCTCGCGCTATTTGGCGATTAAGTTGCATCACCTCTTCAGCGGTAAAACCGCAGAGTTTGGCAAAGTGTGGCCGCTGACTGATGTTTTTCGCTACATTGTAGCCGCTGGTGATATCGCTCATCACCACCGGTGAGACACCGGTGATAAACACCCGCTCTAAGCCTAGGCCATCGGTCGCTGCTTTGACCGCTTTAAAGACGGTTTTAATCACCCCTTCACCTTTAACCAGTTCGTTATAGCGCTTTCTGCCATGCTCACGACTGGTTAACACCTCGTTAGCAAAGTTGTCGTATTCGTCTATCAGCAGGTAGAGCGGATATCCTGCATGGTGGCATCGACTAACCAGCCGCTCAAAAGAGCGCAAAGCATCCCCTTCATCAATCAGCTCCGCTGCGCTAATTGCTTGAGGCCACCACGATTGATAGCGAAGTAACGCATCACGAATGCTATTATTGATATGGCCATACAGCCCCTGTTTAATCTGCTCGTGGTCGCCATTTGAGTTAATGGTGGAGAAGTTCCACTTCAACATAAAGTAGCGGTTACGGTTCGGGGTCGGGTTTTGCCCTATGGCTAAATCGCCAAACAGAGGCTCAAACTGATCCGCTGCAGCGATGTCGTAGTAGCTCTCTAGCAGCGTTAGCCACAGCGTTTTACCAAAACGGCGCGGGCGTAGAAACAGCAGCTGCCGTCCTGCCGCCTCTAATTCGTGCAGCAGGTCGGTACGATCAAAATAGAGTCCACCCTCCTCTCTGAGGGTTTTAAAGTGACCCAAACCATATGAGATATTTACCATGTGCAATCCTTAATTTACTCGTTACCACGCAGGAGCGTGGAAACGAGAATAAACGAGAATAACCCGACAACTTAGCGCCACACCAACCGCCGGATACCAAGACTCACCACCGCAAACGACTTTAATTTCCACTCCACCGCCGGAAAGAGCTGCTCTAATGTCGGCTGATACGAGGCCAACTGCCGCTCTGCGTCATCTAACAGCTTTTTTACCGGTTTCAACTCAGCTAACTGCTCCCGACTCATATTAGATAGCTGCTCTGCACTCAATTGGAGATCTTTCAGTGACAGATATTTCAGTTCAAATAGCAGATCATACAGCGGTGCCTGACGCTTATCGGGGCGAATCTCAAATAGCAGGTCACTATAGCCGCCGCCTAAGGATAACTCTGAGCGCGGCAGGTAGTAGAGATCATTGGTCAGCAGCAGCAGTAGCGTGGTTTTAAGCGTCAGCTCATTACTCCAGCGCCTATCGCGATTATCGAGCACGCTATAAAAACGCTGTTCGATAAATTCAGCTAGCGGCTCAAATTCGGCCTCGGTATAGAGCTGTTTCGCTACCGCCTGCTGGCGGTTATTATCCTCATAGCCATTTAACAGCTGCTGCTGAATTCGGTCGATATAGAGCGAGCGCACCACCTGATTCGGAATCGTCACCGTTAACTCGCCTAACAGATTCACCGATTCAATCGTTAATACGCCAAAATAGACCAGTAGCGAGATGATAAAACTGGCATCAGCCGGATCGTTTAACATCGCCGCTACGCCAAAGTCCTGCGCTAACTTCGCGACCTGTAGTGGCTGCTGCGGATTAAGCGCCGCCTCAATCACCTCTGTGCCATGCGGTAGTGCGGCGATATAGCGTAGCCGGTTTTTATCCATCGCTAAATTGTCATCTAACAGCTCATCAGGGTAGCGACAGCGCCGCTGCCAATGTTTCAAAAAGTAGAGGGTGAGGGTCGGGTTATAGAGCCGCTGCGTCTCTTCACGGCAGAAGCGGTAGCCGTTATAGAAGTTTCGCATCATCGCTAACGCTTCATCTGCTGTGCTATCGGTTAGCTGGCACTGCTCGGCAATTTGGTGACACACCGGTTGCAGCTCCTCAGTGGTTAAGCCGCACAGAGCATGAAATTCGGGCCAGTGGCTAATATTTTCGGCCACATTGTAGCCGCTGGTGATATCGCTCATTACGACTGGCGAGACGCCGGTAATAAAGACTCGCTCTAAGCCGAGGCCATCAGTTGCCGCTTTGACTGCTTTAAATACGGTTTTGATAACGCCTTCCCCCTCAACCAGCTCATTATAACGCTGCCGTCCCTGTTCACGACTGGTGAGCACCTCATTCGCAAAGTTATCGTACTCATCAATCAGCAGGTAGAGCGGATACCCCGCATGACGGCATCGGCTAACCAGCCGTTCAAAAGAGCGCAACGCATCCGCTTCATCAATCAGCTCCGTTGCACTAATCGCTTGAGGCCACCACGGTTGATAGCGAAGTAACATATCGCGAATACTATTATTGATATGGCCATACAGTCCCTGTTTAATCTGCTCGTGGTCGCCACTTGGGTTAATGGTGGAGAAGTTCCACTTCAGCATAAAATAGCGGTTACGGTTCGGAGTCGGGTTTTGCCCTATGGCTAAATCACCAAACAGCGGCTCAAATTGATCCGCTGCAGCGATGTCGTAGTAGCTCTCTAGCAGCGTTAGCCATAGCGTTTTGCCAAAACGGCGCGGGCGTAAAAACAGCAACTGCCGTCCTGCCGCCTCTAATTGGTGCAGCAGGTCGGTACGATCAAAATAGAGTCCCCCCTCCTCTCTGAGGGTTTTAAAGTGACCCAAACCATATGAGATATTTACCATGTGCGATCCTTAATTTGTAGACCTACTCCAAATAAGCGCCAATATCGATTCCCACGGTGACCGTGGAAACCAGAAAATAAGCTTAATGAAACAACCGACTCTTCTGTATTCCCACGCGGGAGCGTAGGAACGAGAATTCATCGTAGGTCGGGTTAGCGCAGCGTAACCCGACACCCTAGCGCCACACCAACCGCCGGATACCAAGACTCACCACCGCAAACGATTTTATCTTCCACGCCACCGCCGGAAAGAGCTGCTCCAATGTCGGCTGATAGGTGGCCAACTGCCGCTCTGCGTCATCTAACAGCTTTTTTACCGGTTTCAACTCAGCTAACTGCTCCCGACTCATATTAGATAGCTGCTCCGCACTCAATTGGAGATCTTTCAGTGACAGATATTTCAGTTCAAATAGCAGATCATACAGCGGTGCCTGACGCTTATCGGGGCGAATCTCAAATAGCAGGTCACTATAGCCGCCGCCTAAGGATAACTCTGAGCGCGGCAGATAGTAGAGATCATTGGTCAGCAGCAGCAGTAGCGTGGTTTTGAGCGTCAGCTCATTACTCCAGCGCATATCGCGATTATCGAGCACGCTATAAAAACGCTGTTCAATAAAGTCAGCTAGCGGCTCAAATTCGGCCTCGGTATAGAGCAGCTCCGCCACCGCCTGTTGGCGGTTATTATCTTCATAGCCATTGAGCAGCTGCTGCTGAATTCGGTCGATATAGAGCGAGCGCACTACCTGATTCGGAATCGCCACCTCCAGCTTCCCAAGTGGCGAGACATCCTGAATCGTTAAGACCCCAAAATAAACCAGTAGTGAGATAATAAAACTGGCATCAGGCGGATCGTTTAGCATCGCTTTAACCCCAAAATTTTGTGCCAGCTTGGCTACCCATAGCGACTGCTGCGGATTAAGCGCCGCCTCAATCACCTCCGCACCATGGGGTAGTGCGGCAATATAGCGTAGCCGGTTTTTATCCATCGCTAAATTGTCATCTAACAGCTCATCAGGGTAGCGACAGCGCCGCTGCCAATGTTTCAAAAAGTAGAGGGTGAGGGTCGGGTTATAGAGCCGCTGCGTCTCTTCACGGCAGAAGCGGTAGCCGTTATAGAAGTTTCGCATCATCGCTAACGCTTCATCTGCTGTGCTATCGGTTAGCTGGCACTGCTCGGCAATTTGGTGACACACCGGTTGCAGCTCCTCAGTGGTTAAGCCGCACAGAGCATGAAATTCGGGCCAGTGGCTAATATTTTCGGCCACATTGTAGCCGCTGGTGATATCGCTCATTACGACTGGCGAGACGCCGGTGATAAAGACTCGCTCTAAGCCTAGGCCATCGGTCGCCGCTTTGACCGCTTTAAATACCGTTTTAATCACCCCCTCGCCGCCGACTAGCTCATCGTAGCTCTGCCGTCCCTGTTCACGGCGGGTGAGCACTTCATTGGCAAAGTTGTCATACTCATCAATCAGCAGGTAGAGCGGAGTATCATACGCCGCCAACTCACCCAATAAATTTTCAAAGCTATGTATCCCATCTTGCGGGTCAATTTGAACCGGCCGGTTCAGCCATTGACGATATCTGTTGCAAAAGCGCTCAATTGAGCTATTCAGATGGTTATGCAAAGAGCGGCTAATATGGGCTAAATCGCCACTTGGATCGATGACCGAAAAGTTCCACTTTAAAATAAAGTAGCGGTTACGGTTCGGGGTCGGGTTTTGCCCTATGGCTAAATCGCCAAACAGGGGCTCAAATCGATCCGCTGCAGCGATGTCGTAGTAGCTCTCTAATAGCGTTAGCCATAGCGTTTTGCCAAAACGGCGCGGGCGTAGAAACAGAATCTGTTCGCCAACGGCTTCAAGTGCGTGCAGCAGTTCGGTGCGATCAAAGTAGAGCTGGCCATCAGTTCTTAACCGCTTAAAATCGCCTTTGCCATACGGAATATTTACCATGTTTGCTCCTTACTCAAATAAAAGGGGTCAGAACCCAATTAAAAACCCACATCCAAAACACCCCTATCCATCTGCTCCCAATTCACCATCACCGTCTTAACCAACAACGGCGAAACCTGATAATCCTCAGCCAACCGCTCCAACACATCATCCTCATCCCCTCCGGTTGATCTCTCCCGAACCGCCACATACGGACAGAGCAACTCCTGCGCACAGGCGCGTTGAATCTTCTGCCGTATCGTCTTAGCCCCTGTTAACGGCCACTATGTAAGGGTAACTTTTTTCGTCATCGTAGATTTCATTCAGTATCTCATCCTCTTCGATCTGAATAGCCGCTACTTTGCGTCGGCGTAGCTCATCAATAAATTGATACCGGGTTAAACCTGCCATCTCTGCTGCCCGCTCTTGTGAAATACGCTGCTCCGCATACCACTCAACTGCCGCAGCAATTCGCATCTCTTTAAATAGCTCTACCGGCGCAAGGCGTAAAGTATGAAAAGCCTGCTCAGGAAGTTCTATCGTATAGGTTGCCAAAACTACTTCTCCGTCGCAATAGTCACATCGTAACCGTGGCGCTGTAAAAAGGCGTGCTGCTTAGCCTGCTTTAAATCTTCTGCCACCCTCTCATGACACATCTGCTCTACGCTAATCTCCGGCTCCCAGCCTAACTTCTGCTTCGCTTTAGCCGGGTACCGAGCAGAGTCAGCCGCACTCCACTCAATAAACTGGCGCACACGCCGGTGATTAGGGCTTTTTTCATATTATTACTATCCTGTCACTCATCGGTTATAGCTGTTTAGCTAGGTAGGTAGTACCCAACAAGGCGATTTATCGAATCAGACCGCAGGATAACGCAATCATAGCTCAAGCTCAAGCTCAAGCCTAAAATCGAGAATAATACCCGCTTTTTCAAATTATATCGTAAGACGCGATAAGCTTTATGGGTAATAAAAAACAGCTCATTAACTGGCGTTACACCTAGCAGCACTCACTGCCGCTGATGGCGCAGCTCCGGAAGCTGTCAAGTAATTTGAGACCAGTTGTTAAAAAAATAAAGCTCTAAATCTAGCCGGTGATTGCCACTGCCCTCACCGGCAAATTTCGCCTATGTTGAGTCATGACGCAACAAGGAGCGAACATGACCCTCATGGCCCTTTGCCGCAAGAGCCAAGCCCTTCAGCAAGGGGGAGCTGCAAGGCGAACTGCAACCCCTAATCTAGGAACCTCCCTCCTGCACCGCGTTACCCACAGCCCGCCCCCCTACGATAATAAGGGGGTCTCCGGGGGGCGGGCTATGGATAACGCTCTGTCATTCAGCCACCACAACCGGCTAAAGCCATCGACGATAGACCCACTAGCGGCACCGTCACTCATCTCTCCTTCGCTCTATTCAGGGTTGGATAGTTGACCTCCAGCGACCCCACCCCCTCCTCCGGTAGAGCGGGGTTAATCCATACCTCAGTAGGGGGTTGCTTAACCTTGGGCTCACCATGAATAAAGCGTTTCGGATGCTGCTGATAGGCCTGCTTCAGCGCCTGTTCACGCTGCTCGCTAACCTCCTTGTAACGACCGGTAAATACCTGCTCTGGAGTGAACCACGCAATCCCTCGATGGTGGTGGTGGAAACAGTACCAGTCAACATAGTCACTAAACCATATTCTGGCATGGTCAACTCCTGTAAATCGTTGAGGATAATCGGGTTGTTGCTTGAGTGTTTTAAATTGACTCTCGCTAAACGGATTGTCGTTACTGACTCGTGGACGGCTGTGGGAGCAGGTGATCCCCAGTTCGGCCATCAAGTCGAGATAGCCTCTGGCGGTCATCGGCACACCTCTATCCTGATGCAGTGTTAAGCCACTGAGCGCGACCCGATAGCGAGCCGCTGCGTCACTGATTAACAGCTTGGAGAGCTCACTATTCTCCTTCCTTGAGACCATCCAAGCCACAATAAAACGGCTGTAGAGATCCATCACCACATAGAGATTCAAGAAGTTACCCTGCTCTGTGGTGGGAAGCTTAGTGATATCCCATGTCCAAACCTCATTCGGGCGGGTCGCCCGTAATCGGGGGATAGCGTGTGATTTGGCCGGTTTTTGAGCTCGCCGCTCTCCCGTCTGTTGATTAGCACGAAGGATCCGATACATCGTACTGATTGAACAGTAATATTTCCCTTCATCCAGCAGGCTAGCATAGATCTCTGCCGGAGGTTGGTCATAGAATCGTTCGCTGTTCAAAAGCCCCAGAACGGCTTGCCTCTCTGCCTCACTCAGCGCATTGGCTGCGACGGGTCTTGGAAGGCTCGCTCGGGGGGAGACAACCGGAGCCTGTCGGCGGTAGTAGCCTGCACGCGAGAGCGCTAGGCTATCGCAAGCGGCTCTTATGCTCACCGAACTGGGGCACTCTTTTTCAACTAATCTCATAAGCTTATCTCTGTGTTCATCTGCTCCAATAAGCTGAAGGCTTTTTTTTGGAGCGCAATCACCCCTTCGGTCTGCTGTAACCGTTGGCTAAGACGCTGAATTTCCTTCTTTAAACGCTCTATCTCCTTATCTCGCTTGTCTAGGCTCGGTTTGCGACCACTCTGTTTCCCTTTCAGGCCAGCCTGCCCCTGTGCTTGCAGTTGTCGGCGCCATTTGGTCAGATGGGAGCTGTAGATCTGCTCTTTGCGCAGCAGCTCGCCTAGCTGACCCGGCTCCTTGCACTGCTCTGCTTCTGCTAGGATCCGAAGCTTCTCTTCCTCACTAAATTTGCGGTAGGAGCGCTTCTCTTCATCGGGGTCGGTAACCTCGTTGGAGGGTAAAACGGTAGTATCTTTGGGCATCGTGTATCTCCTCTGTTGCCCCCCTGATTCTACATTCATTTCTCATCAGGGGTGGTCTCAGGGTATCTTGACACTCAGGGGTTGCGTGCGATGACGGCAAATTGTCACATTTTACCGCAGGGAGATACCCTCTGTTTTTCTCCTTTCCGTCCCAGACTGCTAGCAAGTGACTTGAAAAAGAACCTCTTTGTCAGAACGGGTCATTTCGGCAGTAGTGCCCTTTGATTTTGTGGGTCGTTACACTACCATCTTATCTGCTCCTAAAAACCTAAGCAAAGTTGCTCATGGCGGTTTTTGGTAATTCGCTCTCCGTTGATAACACCCGTGCGGGCGAGCAACTGGAGTCCTGGTTGAGCAGTCCCAACCGGATGGCCGGTCAACACCGGCAACATGGGCAGTTTCAGCCATCGAAACCCAGCTTGCGCCATAAAAATTGCCTCGACGTTCATCCTGAACAGAGAACAACCTTGCGATTCGACTTCGACTCTAACCATGGCACGCAAAACCTTCGCGCTTGTAGATAACCTATCTACGGTGGAAAATTCTAATGACAAATAAATAAAAAATCAAGAACTGTTTTTTGCTCCTATCCCCACAAACGGTTAAACAGCCATACGCTACCAAACAGCAGCGGCTGATGTAGCATATAGATCAATAACGAATGCCGGCCGATTACGCTTAACCCCTCTCCTGCTCTACCTACTTGGTTTAGCGAATATTGATGCCCGCCCCAAGCGGCAAAAGCGATCCCCATTAAAACAAATCCGAGCCACGGAAACGGGGGGATATAGTCCATCGCGGCATGCGGTAGCTTCCACCACGGCAGAGACCAACCTAACCCCCAGTCACCTATAACTAACCCCGCTCCCAGCACCAACGCCAGACGCGGCCAGCGCACAAACGGCAGAGCCAATACCGAGCAGAGTGCAATGCTATGTAGTGTGCCGAAATAGACCCATTGTTCACGAAAGGCGTACCAAGTCACTATCGAAATTAGCAGCGCATTAGCGCTAATCAGTAGCAGCCGATAGTTATAAGCCCGCCAACGGATCGCTCTATGGTGCGCCAGCCACAGGCCGATACCGACGGTAAACATAAACAGCATCACAATAAAGCGCGGCAGCAGGTACCAAAAGGTATCGTGCTGAAAATCGATAGTCAGATAACCAAACAGGGTTAAATCGTAACAGAGATGGAACAGCGCCATCAAAACAATGGCCAAGCCACGTAGCTGATCGGGTAATAGATAT carries:
- a CDS encoding AAA family ATPase, with product MVNISYGLGHFKTLREEGGLYFDRTDLLHELEAAGRQLLFLRPRRFGKTLWLTLLESYYDIAAADQFEPLFGDLAIGQNPTPNRNRYFMLKWNFSTINSNGDHEQIKQGLYGHINNSIRDALLRYQSWWPQAISAAELIDEGDALRSFERLVSRCHHAGYPLYLLIDEYDNFANEVLTSREHGRKRYNELVKGEGVIKTVFKAVKAATDGLGLERVFITGVSPVVMSDITSGYNVAKNISQRPHFAKLCGFTAEEVMQLNRQIARECELPEGAADEAMSLMQNFYNGYRFSGDDTTRLYNPTLCLYFWDEWQQLCRYPNELLDDNLAMDKNRLRYIAALPHGAEVIEAALNPQQSLWVAKLAQNFGVKAMLNDPPDASFIISLLVYFGVLTIQDVSPIGKLKVTIPNQVVRSLYIDRIQQQLLNGYEDNNRQQAVAELLYTEAKFEPLAEFIEQRFYSVLDNRDMRWSNEFTLKTTLLLLLTNDLYYLPRSELSLGGGYSDLLFEIRPDKRQAPLYDLLFELKYLALKELQLSAEQLSEMSREQLAELKPVKKLLDDAEGQLASYQPKLEKLFPAVEWKLKSFAMVSIGTRRLVWR
- a CDS encoding AAA family ATPase, which translates into the protein MVNIPYGKGDFKRLRTDGQLYFDRTELLHALEAVGEQILFLRPRRFGKTLWLTLLESYYDIAAADRFEPLFGDLAIGQNPTPNRNRYFILKWNFSVIDPSGDLAHISRSLHNHLNSSIERFCNRYRQWLNRPVQIDPQDGIHSFENLLGELAAYDTPLYLLIDEYDNFANEVLTRREQGRQSYDELVGGEGVIKTVFKAVKAATDGLGLERVFITGVSPVVMSDITSGYNVAENISHWPEFHALCGLTTEELQPVCHQIAEQCQLTDSTADEALAMMRNFYNGYRFCREETQRLYNPTLTLYFLKHWQRRCRYPDELLDDNLAMDKNRLRYIAALPHGAEVIEAALNPQQSLWVAKLAQNFGVKAMLNDPPDASFIISLLVYFGVLTIQDVSPLGKLEVAIPNQVVRSLYIDRIQQQLLNGYEDNNRQQAVAELLYTEAEFEPLADFIEQRFYSVLDNRDMRWSNELTLKTTLLLLLTNDLYYLPRSELSLGGGYSDLLFEIRPDKRQAPLYDLLFELKYLSLKDLQLSAEQLSNMSREQLAELKPVKKLLDDAERQLATYQPTLEQLFPAVAWKIKSFAVVSLGIRRLVWR
- a CDS encoding IS3 family transposase, which produces MRLVEKECPSSVSIRAACDSLALSRAGYYRRQAPVVSPRASLPRPVAANALSEAERQAVLGLLNSERFYDQPPAEIYASLLDEGKYYCSISTMYRILRANQQTGERRAQKPAKSHAIPRLRATRPNEVWTWDITKLPTTEQGNFLNLYVVMDLYSRFIVAWMVSRKENSELSKLLISDAAARYRVALSGLTLHQDRGVPMTARGYLDLMAELGITCSHSRPRVSNDNPFSESQFKTLKQQPDYPQRFTGVDHARIWFSDYVDWYCFHHHHRGIAWFTPEQVFTGRYKEVSEQREQALKQAYQQHPKRFIHGEPKVKQPPTEVWINPALPEEGVGSLEVNYPTLNRAKER
- a CDS encoding UPF0175 family protein, which produces MATYTIELPEQAFHTLRLAPVELFKEMRIAAAVEWYAEQRISQERAAEMAGLTRYQFIDELRRRKVAAIQIEEDEILNEIYDDEKSYPYIVAVNRG
- a CDS encoding AAA family ATPase encodes the protein MVNISYGLGHFKTLREEGGLYFDRTDLLHQLEAAGRQLLFLRPRRFGKTLWLTLLESYYDIAAADQFEPLFGDLAIGQNPTPNRNRYFMLKWNFSTINPSGDHEQIKQGLYGHINNSIRDMLLRYQPWWPQAISATELIDEADALRSFERLVSRCRHAGYPLYLLIDEYDNFANEVLTSREQGRQRYNELVEGEGVIKTVFKAVKAATDGLGLERVFITGVSPVVMSDITSGYNVAENISHWPEFHALCGLTTEELQPVCHQIAEQCQLTDSTADEALAMMRNFYNGYRFCREETQRLYNPTLTLYFLKHWQRRCRYPDELLDDNLAMDKNRLRYIAALPHGTEVIEAALNPQQPLQVAKLAQDFGVAAMLNDPADASFIISLLVYFGVLTIESVNLLGELTVTIPNQVVRSLYIDRIQQQLLNGYEDNNRQQAVAKQLYTEAEFEPLAEFIEQRFYSVLDNRDRRWSNELTLKTTLLLLLTNDLYYLPRSELSLGGGYSDLLFEIRPDKRQAPLYDLLFELKYLSLKDLQLSAEQLSNMSREQLAELKPVKKLLDDAERQLASYQPTLEQLFPAVEWKLKSFAVVSLGIRRLVWR
- a CDS encoding DUF1624 domain-containing protein, with amino-acid sequence MQTLNSSLYHDSAAKVRYLLPDQLRGLAIVLMALFHLCYDLTLFGYLTIDFQHDTFWYLLPRFIVMLFMFTVGIGLWLAHHRAIRWRAYNYRLLLISANALLISIVTWYAFREQWVYFGTLHSIALCSVLALPFVRWPRLALVLGAGLVIGDWGLGWSLPWWKLPHAAMDYIPPFPWLGFVLMGIAFAAWGGHQYSLNQVGRAGEGLSVIGRHSLLIYMLHQPLLFGSVWLFNRLWG